One window of Kryptolebias marmoratus isolate JLee-2015 linkage group LG3, ASM164957v2, whole genome shotgun sequence genomic DNA carries:
- the polr1e gene encoding DNA-directed RNA polymerase I subunit RPA49, whose product MAASCSFVCCGEETESDKAVLVRFSNGCVKDADQLDFSMFKSVDENNPRKKNRRIVVAESDRLCYAGQNFGAGSLKCNNLCKYYVGVLNKRTLRMEVHSAQVFNMQPVIPGERTETAKPQDTTQSYRDKVDSLIEAFGTSKQKRALMSRRLNQVGSDTLHQAVAKAASAVIDRKGLEALQQEVAETESQGALASHLPPCNPNAEKREDVYPFDELLGPTEFAALEQAGSKMAALTAEELNKMRDEGGSLCVVKHLENLPTEGEAREKMARCTFYLSLLLKLAQQKMVTRKFGQEEGCPRIIQNQLFKTFTVETFNNGRVQNKVSTSMRTKLAAHSLALLLHMGHMTADLSLLHCDLGITEAKMIEVAKSMGLSLNKPARVKGDEAELSQEHRQASIVLPLVKNNQFLERRKRKKMH is encoded by the exons ATGGCTGCGTCCTGCTCGTTTGTGTGCTGCGGAGAGGAGACGGAAAGCGACAAAGCTGTCCTCG TCCGCTTTTCGAATGGCTGCGTCAAAGATGCAGACCAGCTGGACTTCAGCATGTTCAAGAGCGTGGATGAAAACAACCCGAGGAAGAAGAACAGACGGATAGTG GTCGCTGAATCAGACAGGCTGTGTTATGCTGGGCAGAACTTCGGAGCCGGATCACTGAAGTGCAACAACCTCTGCAA ATATTATGTTGGAGTTCTGAATAAACGGACCTTGCGGATGGAGGTGCACAGCGCTCAGGTGTTCAACATGCAGCCTGTTATACCAG GAGAGAGAACCGAGACGGCGAAACCTCAGGACACTACTCAGTCCTACAGAGACAAG gttgaCTCCTTGATTGAGGCGTTTGGCACCAGCAAACAGAAGCGAGCTCTGATGTCCCGCAGGCTGAATCAGGTGGGCAGCGACACCCTGCATCAGGCCGTGGCTAAAGCCGCCAGCGCTGTGATCGACAGGAAGGGCCTGGAAG CTCtccaacaggaagtggcagagacGGAGTCCCAGGGAGCTCTGGCGTCTCACCTGCCTCCCTGCAATCCAAACGCAGAAAAACGAGAGGACGTCTACCCGTTCGATGAGC TCCTGGGTCCCACTGAGTTTGCTGCGTTGGAACAGGCTGGCTCCAAGATGGCGGCGCTCACCGCCGAGGAGCTGAATAAGATGAGAGATGAAGGAGG GTCCCTTTGCGTTGTCAAGCATCTGGAGAACTTGCCAACCGAGGGCGAAGCCAGGGAGAAAATGGCTCGTTGCACCTTTTACCTCTCCCTGCTCCTCAAACTGGCTCAGCAGAAGATGGTCACCCGAAAGT ttGGACAGGAGGAGGGCTGTCCTCGCATCATTCAGAACCAGCTGTTCAAGACTTTCACTGTTGAGACGTTTAATAATGGCAG ggtCCAAAACAAAGTGTCGACTTCAATGCGGACCAAACTGGCCGCTCACAGCCTGGCTTTGCTGCTGCACATGGGTCACATGACTGCTGACCTGTCGTTACTGCACTGTGACCTGGGGATCACCGAGGCCAA GATGATTGAGGTCGCGAAGTCAATGgggctgtctttgaataaaccGGCCCGGGTCAAAGGTGACGAGGCCGAACTGAGCCAGGAGCACCGGCAGGCCTCCATCGTTCTACCTCTGGTCAAGAACAACCAGTTCCTTGAGAGACGGAAGCGCAAAAAGATGCACTGA
- the LOC108235673 gene encoding zinc finger and BTB domain-containing protein 5 isoform X1, with the protein MEGKHSATLVMDFPGHFEQIFQQLNYQRVHGQLCDCVIVVGSRHFKAHRSVLAACSTHFRALFTVAEGDASMNMIQLDSEVVTAEAFAALVDMMYTSTLMLGESNVMDVLLAASHLHLNNVVKACKHYLTTRTLPMSPSSSHHHPQQEQQRHRQQQQAADLANPNLAANPNLAATAATSKLQRSFLLQQLGLSLVSSALGGMEEDRVGSRVVEQRASFPIRRFHKRKPSLAMGLSDERPRQRQRPSAPNLGLLGEDGGSVEREEGVLLLPDSHKMGDESKLDASITGQVPQDDPQMPSQSDGGHCEGEGLGRMQGGVRKEEDMHDDDHKEDRGGMKIKSAAEEEAEEEEQKVVVKREPLSSPEPADENSDVTSQAEGSDPAEPGCQEEEEKVELSPESSDRSFTSEPQPSSDPLLQSGSQLLLKSSMGGGGGGGGGGGGAGVAGDFGCNNGLSGKSSFNISSFLGQKDFGSGRSGLVSGEDALPNTTTGDSVPHHFLLRQDAAIPSGSASSSLLQSGPISVEGRNGYGETDSLFLRPLHDNLGNVRGSGGGGNGGRGRVDPFSLDFQRSSLGLHSLGRPSRGTGGASSLGYPSYRRIAPKMTSGIGGEERVGGVLQDAASSSSSSSLASPLLLNESGGYEMSSGRPTSLPPQLTRASADVLSKCKKALSEHNVLVVEGARKYACKICCKTFLTLTDCKKHIRVHTGEKPYACLKCGKRFSQSSHLYKHSKTTCLRWQNSNMSNALL; encoded by the exons ATGGAAGGGAAGCACAGCGCCACCCT GGTGATGGATTTCCCAGGCCACTTCGAGCAGATCTTCCAGCAGCTCAACTACCAGCGCGTCCACGGCCAGCTGTGCGACTGCGTCATCGTGGTGGGCAGCAGGCACTTCAAGGCCCACCGCTCGGTGCTGGCAGCCTGCAGCACCCACTTCAGGGCGCTGTTCACCGTGGCGGAGGGAGACGCCAGCATGAACATGATCCAGCTGGACAGCGAG GTGGTGACAGCGGAGGCGTTCGCCGCCCTGGTGGACATGATGTACACGTCCACGCTGATGCTGGGGGAGAGCAACGTCATGGACGTCCTCCTCGCCGCTTCGCATTTGCACCTCAACAACGTCGTCAAGGCCTGCAAGCACTACCTGACCACGCGCACGCTGCCCATGTCCCCCTCGTCCAGCCACCACCACCcccagcaggagcagcagaggcacaggcagcagcagcaggcggcCGATTTGGCGAACCCCAACCTAGCAGCCAATCCCAACCTCGCGGCCACTGCCGCCACGTCCAAGCTGCAGCGctcctttctgctgcagcagctggggCTCAGCTTGGTCAGCTCGGCTCTGGGGGGTATGGAGGAGGATAGGGTGGGCAGCAGAGTGGTCGAACAGAGGGCCTCCTTCCCAATAAGACGCTTCCACAAGCGCAAGCCCTCTCTAGCGATGGGCCTCTCAGACGAGAGACCCAGACAGAGGCAGCGGCCCTCAGCCCCCAACCTTGGACTGCTGGGGGAAGACGGGGGGAGCGTGGAGCGAGAGGAGGGGGTGCTCCTCTTGCCCGACTCCCACAAGATGGGGGACGAATCCAAGTTGGACGCCTCCATCACGGGGCAAGTGCCTCAAGATGACCCTCAGATGCCGAGCCAGTCGGATGGCGGCCACTGTGAAGGGGAGGGCCTGGGGAGGATGCAGGGAGGGGTGAGGAAGGAAGAGGACATGCATGACGATGATCAtaaggaggacagaggagggaTGAAGATCaaatcagctgcagaggaggaggctgaagaggaggagcagaag GTGGTGGTTAAACGGGAGCCGCTCAGTTCGCCCGAACCGGCAGATGAAAACAGCGACGTGACATCACAGGCAGAAGGCAGCGACCCGGCCGAGCCCGGctgtcaggaggaggaggagaaggtggagCTGAGCCCAGAGAGCAGCGACCGCAGCTTCACCTCTGAACCCCAGCCCAGCTCTGACCCCCTGCTGCAGTCCGGCTCACAGCTCCTCCTCAAGAGCAgcatgggaggaggaggaggtggaggaggtggaggaggaggagctggggtTGCAGGAGATTTTGGCTGTAATAACGGACTGAGTGGCAAGTCCAGTTTCAACATTTCCAGCTTCCTGGGGCAGAAGGATTTCGGCAGTGGCCGGTCGGGGTTGGTTTCCGGAGAGGATGCTCTTCCCAACACGACGACAGGGGATTCTGTTCCTCATCACTTCCTGCTCAGACAGGACGCCGCCATACCGTCCGGCTCTGCCTCTTCATCCCTTCTACAGTCGGGTCCGATCAGCGTCGAGGGCAGGAACGGCTACGGAGAAACCGACTCTCTGTTCCTCCGTCCCCTGCACGATAACTTGGGAAACGTCAGGGGAAGCGGGGGAGGCGGGAACGGGGGGCGCGGTAGGGTGGACCCCTTCAGCCTGGACTTCCAGCGCTCCAGTCTGGGTCTTCACTCGCTTGGGCGCCCCTCGAGAGGGACGGGAGGCGCCTCCTCCCTGGGTTATCCGAGCTACAGGCGCATCGCTCCGAAAATGACCTCAGGAATCGGAGGGGAAGAACGAGTCGGCGGGGTCCTGCAGGacgccgcctcctcctcctcctcgtcgagCCTGGCCAGCCCCCTGCTCCTCAACGAGAGCGGCGGCTACGAGATGAGCAGCGGCAGGCCCACCTCCCTCCCGCCTCAGCTCACGCGGGCTTCGGCAGACGTCCTGTCGAAGTGCAAGAAGGCCCTCTCCGAGCACAACGTCCTGGTGGTGGAAGGCGCCCGCAAGTACGCCTGCAAGATCTGCTGCAAGACCTTCCTCACGCTGACCGACTGCAAGAAACACATCCGCGTCCACACGGGGGAGAAGCCCTACGCATGCCTGAAGTGCGGGAAACGCTTCAGCCAGTCCTCACACCTGTACAAGCATTCGAAAACCACATGTCTGCGCTGGCAGAACAGTAACATGTCCAACGCCCTGCTCTGA
- the LOC108235673 gene encoding zinc finger and BTB domain-containing protein 5 isoform X2 gives MDFPGHFEQIFQQLNYQRVHGQLCDCVIVVGSRHFKAHRSVLAACSTHFRALFTVAEGDASMNMIQLDSEVVTAEAFAALVDMMYTSTLMLGESNVMDVLLAASHLHLNNVVKACKHYLTTRTLPMSPSSSHHHPQQEQQRHRQQQQAADLANPNLAANPNLAATAATSKLQRSFLLQQLGLSLVSSALGGMEEDRVGSRVVEQRASFPIRRFHKRKPSLAMGLSDERPRQRQRPSAPNLGLLGEDGGSVEREEGVLLLPDSHKMGDESKLDASITGQVPQDDPQMPSQSDGGHCEGEGLGRMQGGVRKEEDMHDDDHKEDRGGMKIKSAAEEEAEEEEQKVVVKREPLSSPEPADENSDVTSQAEGSDPAEPGCQEEEEKVELSPESSDRSFTSEPQPSSDPLLQSGSQLLLKSSMGGGGGGGGGGGGAGVAGDFGCNNGLSGKSSFNISSFLGQKDFGSGRSGLVSGEDALPNTTTGDSVPHHFLLRQDAAIPSGSASSSLLQSGPISVEGRNGYGETDSLFLRPLHDNLGNVRGSGGGGNGGRGRVDPFSLDFQRSSLGLHSLGRPSRGTGGASSLGYPSYRRIAPKMTSGIGGEERVGGVLQDAASSSSSSSLASPLLLNESGGYEMSSGRPTSLPPQLTRASADVLSKCKKALSEHNVLVVEGARKYACKICCKTFLTLTDCKKHIRVHTGEKPYACLKCGKRFSQSSHLYKHSKTTCLRWQNSNMSNALL, from the exons ATGGATTTCCCAGGCCACTTCGAGCAGATCTTCCAGCAGCTCAACTACCAGCGCGTCCACGGCCAGCTGTGCGACTGCGTCATCGTGGTGGGCAGCAGGCACTTCAAGGCCCACCGCTCGGTGCTGGCAGCCTGCAGCACCCACTTCAGGGCGCTGTTCACCGTGGCGGAGGGAGACGCCAGCATGAACATGATCCAGCTGGACAGCGAG GTGGTGACAGCGGAGGCGTTCGCCGCCCTGGTGGACATGATGTACACGTCCACGCTGATGCTGGGGGAGAGCAACGTCATGGACGTCCTCCTCGCCGCTTCGCATTTGCACCTCAACAACGTCGTCAAGGCCTGCAAGCACTACCTGACCACGCGCACGCTGCCCATGTCCCCCTCGTCCAGCCACCACCACCcccagcaggagcagcagaggcacaggcagcagcagcaggcggcCGATTTGGCGAACCCCAACCTAGCAGCCAATCCCAACCTCGCGGCCACTGCCGCCACGTCCAAGCTGCAGCGctcctttctgctgcagcagctggggCTCAGCTTGGTCAGCTCGGCTCTGGGGGGTATGGAGGAGGATAGGGTGGGCAGCAGAGTGGTCGAACAGAGGGCCTCCTTCCCAATAAGACGCTTCCACAAGCGCAAGCCCTCTCTAGCGATGGGCCTCTCAGACGAGAGACCCAGACAGAGGCAGCGGCCCTCAGCCCCCAACCTTGGACTGCTGGGGGAAGACGGGGGGAGCGTGGAGCGAGAGGAGGGGGTGCTCCTCTTGCCCGACTCCCACAAGATGGGGGACGAATCCAAGTTGGACGCCTCCATCACGGGGCAAGTGCCTCAAGATGACCCTCAGATGCCGAGCCAGTCGGATGGCGGCCACTGTGAAGGGGAGGGCCTGGGGAGGATGCAGGGAGGGGTGAGGAAGGAAGAGGACATGCATGACGATGATCAtaaggaggacagaggagggaTGAAGATCaaatcagctgcagaggaggaggctgaagaggaggagcagaag GTGGTGGTTAAACGGGAGCCGCTCAGTTCGCCCGAACCGGCAGATGAAAACAGCGACGTGACATCACAGGCAGAAGGCAGCGACCCGGCCGAGCCCGGctgtcaggaggaggaggagaaggtggagCTGAGCCCAGAGAGCAGCGACCGCAGCTTCACCTCTGAACCCCAGCCCAGCTCTGACCCCCTGCTGCAGTCCGGCTCACAGCTCCTCCTCAAGAGCAgcatgggaggaggaggaggtggaggaggtggaggaggaggagctggggtTGCAGGAGATTTTGGCTGTAATAACGGACTGAGTGGCAAGTCCAGTTTCAACATTTCCAGCTTCCTGGGGCAGAAGGATTTCGGCAGTGGCCGGTCGGGGTTGGTTTCCGGAGAGGATGCTCTTCCCAACACGACGACAGGGGATTCTGTTCCTCATCACTTCCTGCTCAGACAGGACGCCGCCATACCGTCCGGCTCTGCCTCTTCATCCCTTCTACAGTCGGGTCCGATCAGCGTCGAGGGCAGGAACGGCTACGGAGAAACCGACTCTCTGTTCCTCCGTCCCCTGCACGATAACTTGGGAAACGTCAGGGGAAGCGGGGGAGGCGGGAACGGGGGGCGCGGTAGGGTGGACCCCTTCAGCCTGGACTTCCAGCGCTCCAGTCTGGGTCTTCACTCGCTTGGGCGCCCCTCGAGAGGGACGGGAGGCGCCTCCTCCCTGGGTTATCCGAGCTACAGGCGCATCGCTCCGAAAATGACCTCAGGAATCGGAGGGGAAGAACGAGTCGGCGGGGTCCTGCAGGacgccgcctcctcctcctcctcgtcgagCCTGGCCAGCCCCCTGCTCCTCAACGAGAGCGGCGGCTACGAGATGAGCAGCGGCAGGCCCACCTCCCTCCCGCCTCAGCTCACGCGGGCTTCGGCAGACGTCCTGTCGAAGTGCAAGAAGGCCCTCTCCGAGCACAACGTCCTGGTGGTGGAAGGCGCCCGCAAGTACGCCTGCAAGATCTGCTGCAAGACCTTCCTCACGCTGACCGACTGCAAGAAACACATCCGCGTCCACACGGGGGAGAAGCCCTACGCATGCCTGAAGTGCGGGAAACGCTTCAGCCAGTCCTCACACCTGTACAAGCATTCGAAAACCACATGTCTGCGCTGGCAGAACAGTAACATGTCCAACGCCCTGCTCTGA
- the grhprb gene encoding glyoxylate reductase/hydroxypyruvate reductase b has product MWSGRTALRQLQRIALAPSGVTGGATAKMQREMSTLQRVYVTRQIPPEGLKILQESGQVQFELWDSDDVPVPRKELLQKVKGADGLLCVLTEKIDAELLDAAGPNLKVISTMSVGYDHLFLQELKKRGIRVGYTPDVLTDAVAELTVALLLTTSRRLVEATHEAKTGGWGTWRTLWLCGYELANSTVGILGLGRIGVAIAERLAPFKVKKFIYTDVAPRPELAGAINAEYVSLDELAKQSDFLTVCCALTPETREICNESLFSKMKKTSIFINTSRGGVVNQEDLYQALSTGQIAAAGLDVTVPEPLPTNHPLFTLNNCVILPHIASASYTTRNAMSALAANNLLLGLRGQPMIKELKL; this is encoded by the exons ATGTGGAGCGGTCGTACGGCTCTGCGTCAGCTCCAGAGGATCGCGCTTGCTCCTTCGGGTGTCACTGGTGGTGCAACGGCTAAAATGCAGAGGGAGATGTCAACCCTGCAAAGGGTGTATGTCACCAGACAGATCCcacctgagggcctgaagatcctCCAGGAGTCAGGACA GGTGCAGTTTGAGCTGTGGGACTCCGACGACGTCCCCGTGCCGAGGAAGGAGCTGCTTCAGAAAGTGAAAGGCGCCGACGGTCTGCTCTGCGTGCTGACCGAAAAGATCGATGCCGAGCTGTTGGACGCAGCAG ggCCGAACCTGAAGGTCATCAGCACCATGTCTGTGGGCTACGATCATCTGTTTCTGCAGGAGCTGAAGAAAAG AGGAATCCGTGTAGGTTACACCCCGGATGTTCTGACAGACGCCGTCGCTGAGCTGACTGTGGCTCTGCTGCTCACCACCTCCAGGAGGCTCGTCGAGGCCACGCACGAAGCTAAGAC TGGTGGCTGGGGCACGTGGAGGACCCTGTGGCTGTGTGGATATGAGCTGGCCAACAGCACTGTGGGTATTCTGGGCCTTGGTCGGATCG GTGTGGCTATTGCGGAGCGGCTGGCCCCCTTCAAAGTGAAGAAGTTCATCTACACAGATGTGGCTCCCAGGCCCGAGCTGGCTGGTGCTATCAACGCTGAGTACG TTTCATTGGACGAGCTGGCAAAGCAGTCAGACTTCCTGACTGTGTGCTGCGCTTTAACACCGGAGACGAGGGAGATCTGCAACGAGAGCCTTTtctccaaaatgaaaaaaacctcCATCTTCATCAACACAAGCAG ggGCGGGGTGGTGAACCAGGAGGACCTGTACCAGGCTCTGTCCACGGGGCAGATAGCAGCAGCGGGCCTCGACGTCACCGTCCCCGAGCCCCTCCCCACCAACCACCCACTGTTTACCCTGAACAACTGCG TGATCCTTCCACATATCGCCAGCGCCTCCTACACCACCCGGAACGCCATGTCCGCCCTGGCAGCCAATAACCTCCTGCTGGGCCTGCGAGGGCAGCCGATGATCAAGGAGCTCaagctgtag
- the uba6 gene encoding ubiquitin-like modifier-activating enzyme 6: protein MASDLMEIDDSLYSRQRYVLGDSAMHQMAQSSVFLSGVGALGVEIAKNIALAGVKAVTLHDTKLCEAWDLGSNFFVRKEDVSSQRGRVEAVCPRVAELNPYVQVDTSSLPLDDNTELGFLRKYQCVILTEASLSLQKRVNKFCHAQQPPIRFISCDAYGICVRVFCDFGEAFEVSDPTGEEPKEIFIQSITQDNPGVVTCMDNHPHGLQTGQSVVFREVGGMVELNGSTRPVTVLSPHSFKIGDTSQLQPYTHGGFVVLVKTPKTFTFETLEQQLCDPQVLIPDFSKPEAPLQIHAAMLALDRFQEQHCRLPNIGCLQDAEALLKLTEEVNATLKNKAPVNAELVRCLSRTARGTLPPLAAAVGGIASQEVLKAITGKFAPLQQWFYLDTVELVGPLQSLAVEEFFPRGDRYDGLRACIGESMCLDLHKLRVFMVGCGAIGCEMLKNFALLGVGLAKSSGEVCITDPDLIEKSNLNRQFLFRPHHIQKPKSTTAAEATHDINPELRVEAHLNKVCPATENVYNDSFYSSLNIVVTALDNVEARRYVDSRCVSNQRPLLDSGTMGTKGHTEIIVPNLTESYNSHRDPPEEEIPFCTLKSFPSVIEHTIQWARDKFESAFVHKPSMYNSFWQMHPSAEVVLQRMQAGESLEGSFQVIKLLSRRPIQLEHCIAIARLKFEKYFKRKALQLLHSFPLETRLKDGSLFWQSPKRPPTPMEFDLKDPLHFSFIISTARLFAEIHNVPYSEKDLSEEVVTKVLSGLKIPEYRPSEKCIETDETAKKPDEIKMPLSSEEEREAIAQLEQAIATNKAKPEGLHMSPLQFEKDDDSNGHIDFVTSASSLRARMYSIELADRLKTKRIAGKIIPAIATATAAVAGLVALELIKVVGGYRLESFKNCFFNLAIPVVVLTEPAAVKQTLIRDNIYFSIWDCWTIFGHEDFTLSDFMNAVREKYGIEPSMVVHGVKMLYVPVMPGHSKRLKLTMQKLIKPSAERRYVDLTVSFAPESDGDEDLPGPPVRYYFSPDGKAP, encoded by the exons ATGGCTTCAGATTTGATGGAGATTGACGACTCTCTGTACAG CCGCCAGCGATATGTGCTCGGAGACAGTGCTATGCACCAGATGGCCCAGTCCTCAGTCTTTCTCAGTGGAGTGGGAGCACTGGGAGTGGAGATAG cAAAGAATATTGCCCTGGCAGGTGTGAAG GCGGTTACGCTTCACGACACAAAGCTGTGTGAAGCCTGGGATCTCGGCTCCAACTTTTTTGTCCGCAAAGAGGACGTGTCAAGCCAGAGGGGGAG GGTGGAGGCAGTGTGCCCTCGGGTTGCGGAGTTGAACCCTTATGTCCAAGTGGATACATCCTCTTTACCTCTGGACGACAACACAGAGCTGGGTTTTCTCAGAAAGTATCAG TGTGTGATTTTGACAGAGGCCAGTCTGAGTCTTCAGAAGAGGGTGAATAAATTCTGCCACGCCCAGCAGCCCCCCATCAGA TTTATCAGCTGTGATGCGTACGGCATCTGCGTGCGAGTGTTTTGTGATTTCGGAGAAGCGTTTGAAGTGTCTGATCCCACAGGAGAGGAGCCCAAGGAGATTTTTATCCAAAGTATTACTCAG GACAATCCTGGGGTAGTGACCTGCATGGACAACCACCCGCACGGCTTACAAACCGGCCAGAGTGTTGTCTTCAGAGAGGTCGGGGGCATGGTGGAGCTGAACGGTTCTACGCGGCCAGTTACAG TGCTTTCCCCTCACAGTTTTAAAATCGGAGACACGTCGCAGCTCCAGCCTTACACACACGGAGGTTTTGTTGTTCTGGTTAAAACCCCTAAGACATTCACATTT gaaACTTTAGAACAACAGTTGTGTGATCCTCAGGTCCTGATTCCAGACTTCAGCAAACCAGAG GCTCCGCTGCAGATCCATGCTGCCATGTTGGCTCTGGACAGATTCCAGGAGCAGCACTGCAGACTTCCCAACATCGG GTGTTTACAGGACGCAGAGGCTTtactaaaactgactgaggaagTGAACGCAACTCTTAAGAACAAA GCTCCTGTGAATGCCGAGCTGGTGCGCTGTTTGTCCAGGACGGCCCGGGGAACTCTGCCTCCGTTAGCTGCAGCTGTAGGAGGAATAGCCAGTCAGGAAGTTCTTAAAGCCATCACAGGGAAGTTTGCACCTCTGCAGCAATGG ttttaccTTGACACCGTCGAGCTCGTCGGGCCCCTTCAGTCTCTGGCCGTTGAGGAGTTTTTCCCAAGAGGCGATCGATATGACGGGTTGCGAGCCTGCATTGGTGAATCAATGTGTCTTGATCTACACAAGCTCAGGGTCTTCATG GTTGGCTGTGGTGCCATAGGTTGCGAGATGCTTAAAAACTTTGCCCTCCTCGGTGTTGGATTGGCCAAGAGCTCAGGAGAG GTGTGCATCACCGACCCAGACCTCATTGAAAAGTCGAACCTCAACAGGCAGTTTCTCTTCCGACCCCATCACATACAG aagCCAAAAAGCACGACAGCTGCAGAAGCCACACATGATATCAACCCAGAGCTGCGGGTGGAAGCTCATTTAAACAAAGTGTGTCCAGCTACTGAGAACGTCTACAACGACTCCTTCTACTCCTCGCTCAACATAGTGGTCACTGCGCTGGACAACGTGGAGGCACGGAGATATgtggacag CCGCTGTGTGTCCAATCAGAGGCCTCTCCTGGACTCGGGCACCATGGGAACTAAAGGACACACTGAGATCATTGTGCCAAACTTGACTGAGTCCTACAATAGCCAT AGGGACCCCCCAGAGGAGGAGATTCCATTCTGCACTCTTAAGTCTTTCCCATCTGTTATAGAGCACACCATCCAGTGGGCCAGAGACAAG TTTGAGAGTGCCTTTGTCCACAAGCCCTCCATGTACAACTCCTTCTGGCAGATGCACCCCTCAGCTGAAGTAGTGCTGCAG AGGATGCAGGCGGGGGAAAGTCTGGAGGGGTCGTTCCAGGTCATTAAGCTGCTAAGCAGACGGCCCATCCAGCTGGAACACTGCATCGCTATAGCCCGTCTGAAATTTGAAAAGTATTTCAAACGAAAG GCTCTACAGCTGTTGCACTCTTTCCCTCTGGAAACGAGGTTAAAAGATGGGA GTTTGTTTTGGCAGTCCCCAAAAAGACCCCCGACACCTATGGAATTTGACTTGAAAGACCCCTT GCACTTCAGCTTCATCATCAGCACTGCGCGGCTCTTTGCAGAGATCCATAACGTCCCTTACTCAGAAAAG GATCTTTCTGAAGAGGTGGTGACCAAGGTTCTCTCCGGTCTCAAGATTCCCGAGTACAGACCCTCGGAGAAG TGTATAGAGACCGACGAGACGGCAAAGAAGCCCGATGAGATAAAGATGCCTCTAAGCAGcgaagaggagagggaggccATCGCACAGCTGGAGCAGGCCATCGCCACAAACAAGGCCAAACCCG AAGGCTTACACATGAGTCCCCTCCAGTTCGAGAAAGACGATGACAGCAACGGCCACATCGATTTTGTCACATCGGCGTCCTCCCTCCGAGCCAGGATGTACTCAATCGAGCTGGCTGACAGACTGAAGACCAAACGCATCGCTGGCAAGATCATCCCCGCGATCGCCACGGCAACGGCTGCTGTAGCTGGactg GTGGCCCTGGAGTTGATCAAAGTGGTGGGAGGCTACAGGTTGGAATCGttcaaaaactgcttttttaacTTGGCCATTCCAGTCGTGGTGCTCACGGAGCCCGCTGCAGTTAAACAGACACTCATCAG GGATAACATCTACTTCTCCATCTGGGACTGCTGGACCATCTTCGGCCACGAGGACTTCACTCTGTCCGACTTCATGAACGCAGTGAGG GAAAAGTACGGGATTGAACCAAGCATGGTCGTCCACGGAGTAAAGATGCTGTATGTGCCTGTGATGCCTGGACACTCGAAGAGACTCAAACTCAC GATGCAGAAGCTCATCAAGCCGTCAGCAGAGCGCCGCTACGTCGATCTTACTGTGTCATTTGCTCCAGAATCCGACGGAGACGAGGACCTTCCCGGTCCTCCTGTCAGGTACTACTTCAGCCCAGACGGCAAGGCGCCCTGA